Proteins co-encoded in one Cricetulus griseus strain 17A/GY chromosome 1 unlocalized genomic scaffold, alternate assembly CriGri-PICRH-1.0 chr1_1, whole genome shotgun sequence genomic window:
- the Smtn gene encoding smoothelin isoform X7, which produces MMADEALAGLDEGALRKLLEVTADLAERRRIRSAIRELQRQELEREEGALASKRFRAERQDNKENWLHSQQREAEQQAALARLAGRLESMNDVEELTILLRSAGEYEERKLIRAAIRRVRAQEIEAATLAGRLCSRLPSSDSQEESRRQAAHRLDPGKVPEQEQQKQQTEVPEPTPTPSPTPEDTSQDVTTVTLLLRAPPGGAPSSPTSPDSSPTTASPEPLLEPAGAQCPVAEALDSSEPLPQPSGAPSPEPPLSPAPPSSQGQVISKPLPDPTEPSTTLGPARGSSNTKRADLTELQPCQCSVSVLSPRQPAPNREPAPLARSSQFQRTGSVRDRVRKFTSDSPVAARLQDGPRTALTSLTPTKLLGSSCIGTTPASSNSSSRGPSDTSSHKKQRELAHSLAQLQSCPREEGPGGRGLTPRSLENRAGGPKPCSEEPSTPLPVGIGTGEPGGSMKTTTFTIEIKDGRGQASAGRVLLPTGNQRAELTLGLRTPPTLLSTSSGGKSTITRVSSPGTVTRLGSVTHVTTFSHASPGNRGGCNFKMEPDPAEPPTATVEAANGTEQTRVDKAPEERGPLSADELMAIEDEGVLDKMLDQTTNFEERKLIRAALRELRQRKRDQRDREREQRLREARARPGESRSNTATETTTRHSQRAADGSAVSTVTKTERLVHSNDGTQTARTTTVESSFVRRSENGSSSSTTVQTKTFSSSSSSSSSKKMGSIFDREDQASPRPGSLAALEKRQAEKKKELMKAQSLPKTSASQARKAMIEKLEKEGSAGSPGTPRTAVQRSTSFGVPNANSIKQMLLDWCRAKTRGYEHVDIQNFSSSWSDGMAFCALVHNFFPEAFDYGQLSPQNRRQNFEMAFSSAETHADCPQLLDTEDMVRLREPDWKCVYTYIQEFYRCLVQKGLVKTKKS; this is translated from the exons ATGATGGCAGATGAGGCCTTAGCTGGGCTGGATGAGGGAGCCCTCCGAAAACTG CTGGAGGTCACAGCAGATCTGGCAGAACGGCGGCGGATCCGTTCTGCCATCCGGGAGCTGCAGCGGCAGGAGCTAGAGCGAGAAGAGGGCGCTCTGGCATCCAAACGTTTCCGTGCTGAGCGTCAAGACAACAAGGAGAACTGGCTACA CTCTCAACAGCGGGAAGCTGAACAGCAGGCTGCCCTCGCACGGTTGGCAGGGAGGCTGGAATCCATGAATGATGTGGAGGAGTTGACCATACTG CTTCGGAGTGCCGGTGAGTACGAGGAACGTAAGCTGATCCGAGCTGCCATCCGACGAGTTCGAGCTCAGGAGATTGAAG CTGCCACCTTGGCTGGGAGACTGTGCAGTAGACTTCCTAGTAGTGACTCCCAGGAGgagagcaggaggcaggcagcTCACAGATTGGACCCTGGTAAG GTACCAGAGCaagaacaacagaaacagcagacagaAGTGCCAGAGCCAACCCCGACCCCATCCCCAACCCCTGAGGACACCAGCCAGGATGTGACCACAGTGACACTCCTGCTGAGGGCCCCACCAGGGGGTGCACCCAGCTCGCCCACCTCACCTGACAGTTCACCCACCACTGCTTCTCCTGAGCCTCTGCTAGAGCCTGCTGGAGCCCAGTGTCCTGTTGCTGAGGCTCTAGACAGCTCTGAGCCACTTCCTCAACCTTCAGGAGCTCCCAGTCCTGAGCCCCCCTTGTCACCAGCACCCCCCAGCTCTCAGGGGCAGGTCATCAGCAAG CCCCTGCCTGACCCCACAGAGCCCTCTACTACCTTGGGCCCCGCCAGAGGCTCTTCTAACACTAAGAGAGCAG ATCTGACTGAACTGCAGCCCTGCCAGTGCTCTGTATCTGTGCTCAGTCCCCGACAGCCAGCCCCAAATAGAG AGCCAGCCCCCCTTGCACGATCATCCCAGTTCCAACGGACTGGCTCCGTCAGAGACCGAGTCCGAAAGTTCACATCTGATTCTCCTGTGGCTGCCAGGCTCCAGGATGGTCCCCGAACAGCCCTCACTTCGCTGACCCCCACAAAGCTCCTGGGCTCTTCCTGCATCGGCACCACCCCTGCCTCCAGCAACTCCTCCTCTCGAGgccccagtgacacttcctcccacaagaagcaaagagaacttGCTCATTCCCTGGCCCAGCTTCAGAGCTGCCCTCGAGAGGAGGGCCCTGGGGGGCGTGGCTTGACTCCCAGGTCCCTTGAAAACAGAGCAGGGGGGCCCAAGCCCTGCTCAGAAGAGCCCAGTACCCCACTGCCTGTGGGCATCGGAACTGGGGAGCCAGGGGGCAGTATGAAGACTACTACATTTACCATTGAGATCAAGGATGGCCGTGGCCAGGCCTCTGCAGGCCGGGTGCTGCTACCCACAGGCAACCAGAGAGCAG AATTGACACTGGGACTGCGGACACCCCCGACCCTCCTCAGCACCAGCAGTGGGGGCAAGAGCACCATCACCCGTGTCAGCAGCCCTGGGACTGTGACCCGACTGGGCAGTGTCACTCACGTCACCACCTTCAGCCATGCCTCCCCTGGTAACCGAGGAGGCTGCAACTTTAAG ATGGAGCCAGATCCAGCAGAGCCCCCCACTGCAACAGTGGAAGCAGCTAACGGCACCGAGCAGACTCGAGTGGACAAAGCCCCAGAGGAGCGGGGCCCCCTGAGTGCCGATGAGCTGATGGCCATTGAGGATGAAGGAGTTCTGGACAAGATG CTGGACCAGACTACGAACTTTGAGGAGCGGAAGCTCATCCGGGCTGCACTCCGTGAGCTCCGACAAAGAAAGAGAG ACCAGAGGGACAGGGAACGAGAACAGCGACTACGGGAGGCACGGGCCCGGCCAGGAGAGAGCCGAAGCAATACGGCCACAGAGACAACCACAAGGCACAGTCAGCGAGCAgctgatggctcagctgttagcaCAGTCACCAAAACTGAGCGACTCGTCCACTCCA ATGACGGCACACAGACAGCCCGCACCACCACGGTGGAGTCGAGTTTCGTGAGGCGCTCTGAGA atggcagcagcagcagcaccacagTCCAAACCAAgaccttttcctcttcctcttcctcttcctcgtCCAAAAAGATGGGCAG CATCTTTGACCGAGAAGACCAAGCCAGCCCACGTCCCGGCAGCCTGGCAGCCCTTGAGAAACGccaggcagagaaaaagaaagagttaaTGAAGGCACAGAGTCTGCCCAAGACTTCAGCATCCCAAGCACGCAAAGCCATGATTGAGAAACTAGAGAAAGAAGGCTCTGCAGG CAGTCCTGGCACACCCCGGACAGCTGTACAGCGTTCTACCAGCTTCGGAGTTCCCAATGCCAATAGCATCAAGCAGATGTTGCTGGATTGGTGCAGAGCTAAGACCCGTGGCTATGAG CATGTGGACATCCAGAACTTCTCCTCCAGCTGGAGTGATGGGATGGCCTTCTGTGCCCTGGTGCACAATTTCTTCCCTGAGGCTTTTGACTATGGGCAGCTTAGCCCACAAAACAGGCGCCAGAACTTTGAAATGGCCTTCTCATCTGCTGA GACCCATGCGGACTGCCCGCAGCTCCTGGATACAGAGGACATGGTGCGGCTTCGAGAGCCTGACTGGAAGTGCGTGTACACGTACATCCAGGAATTCTACCGCTGTCTGGTCCAGAAGGGGCTGGTAAAAACCAAAAAGTCCTAA
- the Smtn gene encoding smoothelin isoform X8 encodes MMADEALAGLDEGALRKLLEVTADLAERRRIRSAIRELQRQELEREEGALASKRFRAERQDNKENWLHSQQREAEQQAALARLAGRLESMNDVEELTILLRSAGEYEERKLIRAAIRRVRAQEIEAATLAGRLCSRLPSSDSQEESRRQAAHRLDPGKVPEQEQQKQQTEVPEPTPTPSPTPEDTSQDVTTVTLLLRAPPGGAPSSPTSPDSSPTTASPEPLLEPAGAQCPVAEALDSSEPLPQPSGAPSPEPPLSPAPPSSQGQVISKPLPDPTEPSTTLGPARGSSNTKRAEPAPLARSSQFQRTGSVRDRVRKFTSDSPVAARLQDGPRTALTSLTPTKLLGSSCIGTTPASSNSSSRGPSDTSSHKKQRELAHSLAQLQSCPREEGPGGRGLTPRSLENRAGGPKPCSEEPSTPLPVGIGTGEPGGSMKTTTFTIEIKDGRGQASAGRVLLPTGNQRAELTLGLRTPPTLLSTSSGGKSTITRVSSPGTVTRLGSVTHVTTFSHASPGNRGGCNFKMEPDPAEPPTATVEAANGTEQTRVDKAPEERGPLSADELMAIEDEGVLDKMLDQTTNFEERKLIRAALRELRQRKRDQRDREREQRLREARARPGESRSNTATETTTRHSQRAADGSAVSTVTKTERLVHSNDGTQTARTTTVESSFVRRSENGSSSSTTVQTKTFSSSSSSSSSKKMGSIFDREDQASPRPGSLAALEKRQAEKKKELMKAQSLPKTSASQARKAMIEKLEKEGSAGSPGTPRTAVQRSTSFGVPNANSIKQMLLDWCRAKTRGYEHVDIQNFSSSWSDGMAFCALVHNFFPEAFDYGQLSPQNRRQNFEMAFSSAEMLVDCVPLVEVEDMMIMGKKPDPKCVFTYVQSLYNHLRRHELRLRGKNV; translated from the exons ATGATGGCAGATGAGGCCTTAGCTGGGCTGGATGAGGGAGCCCTCCGAAAACTG CTGGAGGTCACAGCAGATCTGGCAGAACGGCGGCGGATCCGTTCTGCCATCCGGGAGCTGCAGCGGCAGGAGCTAGAGCGAGAAGAGGGCGCTCTGGCATCCAAACGTTTCCGTGCTGAGCGTCAAGACAACAAGGAGAACTGGCTACA CTCTCAACAGCGGGAAGCTGAACAGCAGGCTGCCCTCGCACGGTTGGCAGGGAGGCTGGAATCCATGAATGATGTGGAGGAGTTGACCATACTG CTTCGGAGTGCCGGTGAGTACGAGGAACGTAAGCTGATCCGAGCTGCCATCCGACGAGTTCGAGCTCAGGAGATTGAAG CTGCCACCTTGGCTGGGAGACTGTGCAGTAGACTTCCTAGTAGTGACTCCCAGGAGgagagcaggaggcaggcagcTCACAGATTGGACCCTGGTAAG GTACCAGAGCaagaacaacagaaacagcagacagaAGTGCCAGAGCCAACCCCGACCCCATCCCCAACCCCTGAGGACACCAGCCAGGATGTGACCACAGTGACACTCCTGCTGAGGGCCCCACCAGGGGGTGCACCCAGCTCGCCCACCTCACCTGACAGTTCACCCACCACTGCTTCTCCTGAGCCTCTGCTAGAGCCTGCTGGAGCCCAGTGTCCTGTTGCTGAGGCTCTAGACAGCTCTGAGCCACTTCCTCAACCTTCAGGAGCTCCCAGTCCTGAGCCCCCCTTGTCACCAGCACCCCCCAGCTCTCAGGGGCAGGTCATCAGCAAG CCCCTGCCTGACCCCACAGAGCCCTCTACTACCTTGGGCCCCGCCAGAGGCTCTTCTAACACTAAGAGAGCAG AGCCAGCCCCCCTTGCACGATCATCCCAGTTCCAACGGACTGGCTCCGTCAGAGACCGAGTCCGAAAGTTCACATCTGATTCTCCTGTGGCTGCCAGGCTCCAGGATGGTCCCCGAACAGCCCTCACTTCGCTGACCCCCACAAAGCTCCTGGGCTCTTCCTGCATCGGCACCACCCCTGCCTCCAGCAACTCCTCCTCTCGAGgccccagtgacacttcctcccacaagaagcaaagagaacttGCTCATTCCCTGGCCCAGCTTCAGAGCTGCCCTCGAGAGGAGGGCCCTGGGGGGCGTGGCTTGACTCCCAGGTCCCTTGAAAACAGAGCAGGGGGGCCCAAGCCCTGCTCAGAAGAGCCCAGTACCCCACTGCCTGTGGGCATCGGAACTGGGGAGCCAGGGGGCAGTATGAAGACTACTACATTTACCATTGAGATCAAGGATGGCCGTGGCCAGGCCTCTGCAGGCCGGGTGCTGCTACCCACAGGCAACCAGAGAGCAG AATTGACACTGGGACTGCGGACACCCCCGACCCTCCTCAGCACCAGCAGTGGGGGCAAGAGCACCATCACCCGTGTCAGCAGCCCTGGGACTGTGACCCGACTGGGCAGTGTCACTCACGTCACCACCTTCAGCCATGCCTCCCCTGGTAACCGAGGAGGCTGCAACTTTAAG ATGGAGCCAGATCCAGCAGAGCCCCCCACTGCAACAGTGGAAGCAGCTAACGGCACCGAGCAGACTCGAGTGGACAAAGCCCCAGAGGAGCGGGGCCCCCTGAGTGCCGATGAGCTGATGGCCATTGAGGATGAAGGAGTTCTGGACAAGATG CTGGACCAGACTACGAACTTTGAGGAGCGGAAGCTCATCCGGGCTGCACTCCGTGAGCTCCGACAAAGAAAGAGAG ACCAGAGGGACAGGGAACGAGAACAGCGACTACGGGAGGCACGGGCCCGGCCAGGAGAGAGCCGAAGCAATACGGCCACAGAGACAACCACAAGGCACAGTCAGCGAGCAgctgatggctcagctgttagcaCAGTCACCAAAACTGAGCGACTCGTCCACTCCA ATGACGGCACACAGACAGCCCGCACCACCACGGTGGAGTCGAGTTTCGTGAGGCGCTCTGAGA atggcagcagcagcagcaccacagTCCAAACCAAgaccttttcctcttcctcttcctcttcctcgtCCAAAAAGATGGGCAG CATCTTTGACCGAGAAGACCAAGCCAGCCCACGTCCCGGCAGCCTGGCAGCCCTTGAGAAACGccaggcagagaaaaagaaagagttaaTGAAGGCACAGAGTCTGCCCAAGACTTCAGCATCCCAAGCACGCAAAGCCATGATTGAGAAACTAGAGAAAGAAGGCTCTGCAGG CAGTCCTGGCACACCCCGGACAGCTGTACAGCGTTCTACCAGCTTCGGAGTTCCCAATGCCAATAGCATCAAGCAGATGTTGCTGGATTGGTGCAGAGCTAAGACCCGTGGCTATGAG CATGTGGACATCCAGAACTTCTCCTCCAGCTGGAGTGATGGGATGGCCTTCTGTGCCCTGGTGCACAATTTCTTCCCTGAGGCTTTTGACTATGGGCAGCTTAGCCCACAAAACAGGCGCCAGAACTTTGAAATGGCCTTCTCATCTGCTGA GATGCTGGTGGACTGTGTGCCCCTGGTGGAGGTGGAGGACATGATGATCATGGGCAAAAAGCCCGACCCCAAATGCGTCTTCACCTATGTGCAATCGCTGTACAACCACCTGCGGCGCCATGAGCTGCGCCTGCGCGGCAAGAATGTCTAG
- the Smtn gene encoding smoothelin isoform X5: protein MMADEALAGLDEGALRKLLEVTADLAERRRIRSAIRELQRQELEREEGALASKRFRAERQDNKENWLHSQQREAEQQAALARLAGRLESMNDVEELTILLRSAGEYEERKLIRAAIRRVRAQEIEAATLAGRLCSRLPSSDSQEESRRQAAHRLDPGKVPEQEQQKQQTEVPEPTPTPSPTPEDTSQDVTTVTLLLRAPPGGAPSSPTSPDSSPTTASPEPLLEPAGAQCPVAEALDSSEPLPQPSGAPSPEPPLSPAPPSSQGQVISKPLPDPTEPSTTLGPARGSSNTKRADLTELQPCQCSVSVLSPRQPAPNREPAPLARSSQFQRTGSVRDRVRKFTSDSPVAARLQDGPRTALTSLTPTKLLGSSCIGTTPASSNSSSRGPSDTSSHKKQRELAHSLAQLQSCPREEGPGGRGLTPRSLENRAGGPKPCSEEPSTPLPVGIGTGEPGGSMKTTTFTIEIKDGRGQASAGRVLLPTGNQRAELTLGLRTPPTLLSTSSGGKSTITRVSSPGTVTRLGSVTHVTTFSHASPGNRGGCNFKMEPDPAEPPTATVEAANGTEQTRVDKAPEERGPLSADELMAIEDEGVLDKMLDQTTNFEERKLIRAALRELRQRKRDQRDREREQRLREARARPGESRSNTATETTTRHSQRAADGSAVSTVTKTERLVHSNDGTQTARTTTVESSFVRRSENGSSSSTTVQTKTFSSSSSSSSSKKMGSIFDREDQASPRPGSLAALEKRQAEKKKELMKAQSLPKTSASQARKAMIEKLEKEGSAGSPGTPRTAVQRSTSFGVPNANSIKQMLLDWCRAKTRGYEHVDIQNFSSSWSDGMAFCALVHNFFPEAFDYGQLSPQNRRQNFEMAFSSAEMLVDCVPLVEVEDMMIMGKKPDPKCVFTYVQSLYNHLRRHELRLRGKNV from the exons ATGATGGCAGATGAGGCCTTAGCTGGGCTGGATGAGGGAGCCCTCCGAAAACTG CTGGAGGTCACAGCAGATCTGGCAGAACGGCGGCGGATCCGTTCTGCCATCCGGGAGCTGCAGCGGCAGGAGCTAGAGCGAGAAGAGGGCGCTCTGGCATCCAAACGTTTCCGTGCTGAGCGTCAAGACAACAAGGAGAACTGGCTACA CTCTCAACAGCGGGAAGCTGAACAGCAGGCTGCCCTCGCACGGTTGGCAGGGAGGCTGGAATCCATGAATGATGTGGAGGAGTTGACCATACTG CTTCGGAGTGCCGGTGAGTACGAGGAACGTAAGCTGATCCGAGCTGCCATCCGACGAGTTCGAGCTCAGGAGATTGAAG CTGCCACCTTGGCTGGGAGACTGTGCAGTAGACTTCCTAGTAGTGACTCCCAGGAGgagagcaggaggcaggcagcTCACAGATTGGACCCTGGTAAG GTACCAGAGCaagaacaacagaaacagcagacagaAGTGCCAGAGCCAACCCCGACCCCATCCCCAACCCCTGAGGACACCAGCCAGGATGTGACCACAGTGACACTCCTGCTGAGGGCCCCACCAGGGGGTGCACCCAGCTCGCCCACCTCACCTGACAGTTCACCCACCACTGCTTCTCCTGAGCCTCTGCTAGAGCCTGCTGGAGCCCAGTGTCCTGTTGCTGAGGCTCTAGACAGCTCTGAGCCACTTCCTCAACCTTCAGGAGCTCCCAGTCCTGAGCCCCCCTTGTCACCAGCACCCCCCAGCTCTCAGGGGCAGGTCATCAGCAAG CCCCTGCCTGACCCCACAGAGCCCTCTACTACCTTGGGCCCCGCCAGAGGCTCTTCTAACACTAAGAGAGCAG ATCTGACTGAACTGCAGCCCTGCCAGTGCTCTGTATCTGTGCTCAGTCCCCGACAGCCAGCCCCAAATAGAG AGCCAGCCCCCCTTGCACGATCATCCCAGTTCCAACGGACTGGCTCCGTCAGAGACCGAGTCCGAAAGTTCACATCTGATTCTCCTGTGGCTGCCAGGCTCCAGGATGGTCCCCGAACAGCCCTCACTTCGCTGACCCCCACAAAGCTCCTGGGCTCTTCCTGCATCGGCACCACCCCTGCCTCCAGCAACTCCTCCTCTCGAGgccccagtgacacttcctcccacaagaagcaaagagaacttGCTCATTCCCTGGCCCAGCTTCAGAGCTGCCCTCGAGAGGAGGGCCCTGGGGGGCGTGGCTTGACTCCCAGGTCCCTTGAAAACAGAGCAGGGGGGCCCAAGCCCTGCTCAGAAGAGCCCAGTACCCCACTGCCTGTGGGCATCGGAACTGGGGAGCCAGGGGGCAGTATGAAGACTACTACATTTACCATTGAGATCAAGGATGGCCGTGGCCAGGCCTCTGCAGGCCGGGTGCTGCTACCCACAGGCAACCAGAGAGCAG AATTGACACTGGGACTGCGGACACCCCCGACCCTCCTCAGCACCAGCAGTGGGGGCAAGAGCACCATCACCCGTGTCAGCAGCCCTGGGACTGTGACCCGACTGGGCAGTGTCACTCACGTCACCACCTTCAGCCATGCCTCCCCTGGTAACCGAGGAGGCTGCAACTTTAAG ATGGAGCCAGATCCAGCAGAGCCCCCCACTGCAACAGTGGAAGCAGCTAACGGCACCGAGCAGACTCGAGTGGACAAAGCCCCAGAGGAGCGGGGCCCCCTGAGTGCCGATGAGCTGATGGCCATTGAGGATGAAGGAGTTCTGGACAAGATG CTGGACCAGACTACGAACTTTGAGGAGCGGAAGCTCATCCGGGCTGCACTCCGTGAGCTCCGACAAAGAAAGAGAG ACCAGAGGGACAGGGAACGAGAACAGCGACTACGGGAGGCACGGGCCCGGCCAGGAGAGAGCCGAAGCAATACGGCCACAGAGACAACCACAAGGCACAGTCAGCGAGCAgctgatggctcagctgttagcaCAGTCACCAAAACTGAGCGACTCGTCCACTCCA ATGACGGCACACAGACAGCCCGCACCACCACGGTGGAGTCGAGTTTCGTGAGGCGCTCTGAGA atggcagcagcagcagcaccacagTCCAAACCAAgaccttttcctcttcctcttcctcttcctcgtCCAAAAAGATGGGCAG CATCTTTGACCGAGAAGACCAAGCCAGCCCACGTCCCGGCAGCCTGGCAGCCCTTGAGAAACGccaggcagagaaaaagaaagagttaaTGAAGGCACAGAGTCTGCCCAAGACTTCAGCATCCCAAGCACGCAAAGCCATGATTGAGAAACTAGAGAAAGAAGGCTCTGCAGG CAGTCCTGGCACACCCCGGACAGCTGTACAGCGTTCTACCAGCTTCGGAGTTCCCAATGCCAATAGCATCAAGCAGATGTTGCTGGATTGGTGCAGAGCTAAGACCCGTGGCTATGAG CATGTGGACATCCAGAACTTCTCCTCCAGCTGGAGTGATGGGATGGCCTTCTGTGCCCTGGTGCACAATTTCTTCCCTGAGGCTTTTGACTATGGGCAGCTTAGCCCACAAAACAGGCGCCAGAACTTTGAAATGGCCTTCTCATCTGCTGA GATGCTGGTGGACTGTGTGCCCCTGGTGGAGGTGGAGGACATGATGATCATGGGCAAAAAGCCCGACCCCAAATGCGTCTTCACCTATGTGCAATCGCTGTACAACCACCTGCGGCGCCATGAGCTGCGCCTGCGCGGCAAGAATGTCTAG
- the Smtn gene encoding smoothelin isoform X4: MMADEALAGLDEGALRKLLEVTADLAERRRIRSAIRELQRQELEREEGALASKRFRAERQDNKENWLHSQQREAEQQAALARLAGRLESMNDVEELTILLRSAGEYEERKLIRAAIRRVRAQEIEAATLAGRLCSRLPSSDSQEESRRQAAHRLDPGKVPEQEQQKQQTEVPEPTPTPSPTPEDTSQDVTTVTLLLRAPPGGAPSSPTSPDSSPTTASPEPLLEPAGAQCPVAEALDSSEPLPQPSGAPSPEPPLSPAPPSSQGQVISKPLPDPTEPSTTLGPARGSSNTKRADLTELQPCQCSVSVLSPRQPAPNREPAPLARSSQFQRTGSVRDRVRKFTSDSPVAARLQDGPRTALTSLTPTKLLGSSCIGTTPASSNSSSRGPSDTSSHKKQRELAHSLAQLQSCPREEGPGGRGLTPRSLENRAGGPKPCSEEPSTPLPVGIGTGEPGGSMKTTTFTIEIKDGRGQASAGRVLLPTGNQRAELTLGLRTPPTLLSTSSGGKSTITRVSSPGTVTRLGSVTHVTTFSHASPGNRGGCNFKMEPDPAEPPTATVEAANGTEQTRVDKAPEERGPLSADELMAIEDEGVLDKMLDQTTNFEERKLIRAALRELRQRKRDQRDREREQRLREARARPGESRSNTATETTTRHSQRAADGSAVSTVTKTERLVHSNDGTQTARTTTVESSFVRRSENGSSSSTTVQTKTFSSSSSSSSSKKMGSIFDREDQASPRPGSLAALEKRQAEKKKELMKAQSLPKTSASQARKAMIEKLEKEGSAGSPGTPRTAVQRSTSFGVPNANSIKQMLLDWCRAKTRGYEHVDIQNFSSSWSDGMAFCALVHNFFPEAFDYGQLSPQNRRQNFEMAFSSAETHADCPQLLDTEDMVRLREPDWKMLVDCVPLVEVEDMMIMGKKPDPKCVFTYVQSLYNHLRRHELRLRGKNV, translated from the exons ATGATGGCAGATGAGGCCTTAGCTGGGCTGGATGAGGGAGCCCTCCGAAAACTG CTGGAGGTCACAGCAGATCTGGCAGAACGGCGGCGGATCCGTTCTGCCATCCGGGAGCTGCAGCGGCAGGAGCTAGAGCGAGAAGAGGGCGCTCTGGCATCCAAACGTTTCCGTGCTGAGCGTCAAGACAACAAGGAGAACTGGCTACA CTCTCAACAGCGGGAAGCTGAACAGCAGGCTGCCCTCGCACGGTTGGCAGGGAGGCTGGAATCCATGAATGATGTGGAGGAGTTGACCATACTG CTTCGGAGTGCCGGTGAGTACGAGGAACGTAAGCTGATCCGAGCTGCCATCCGACGAGTTCGAGCTCAGGAGATTGAAG CTGCCACCTTGGCTGGGAGACTGTGCAGTAGACTTCCTAGTAGTGACTCCCAGGAGgagagcaggaggcaggcagcTCACAGATTGGACCCTGGTAAG GTACCAGAGCaagaacaacagaaacagcagacagaAGTGCCAGAGCCAACCCCGACCCCATCCCCAACCCCTGAGGACACCAGCCAGGATGTGACCACAGTGACACTCCTGCTGAGGGCCCCACCAGGGGGTGCACCCAGCTCGCCCACCTCACCTGACAGTTCACCCACCACTGCTTCTCCTGAGCCTCTGCTAGAGCCTGCTGGAGCCCAGTGTCCTGTTGCTGAGGCTCTAGACAGCTCTGAGCCACTTCCTCAACCTTCAGGAGCTCCCAGTCCTGAGCCCCCCTTGTCACCAGCACCCCCCAGCTCTCAGGGGCAGGTCATCAGCAAG CCCCTGCCTGACCCCACAGAGCCCTCTACTACCTTGGGCCCCGCCAGAGGCTCTTCTAACACTAAGAGAGCAG ATCTGACTGAACTGCAGCCCTGCCAGTGCTCTGTATCTGTGCTCAGTCCCCGACAGCCAGCCCCAAATAGAG AGCCAGCCCCCCTTGCACGATCATCCCAGTTCCAACGGACTGGCTCCGTCAGAGACCGAGTCCGAAAGTTCACATCTGATTCTCCTGTGGCTGCCAGGCTCCAGGATGGTCCCCGAACAGCCCTCACTTCGCTGACCCCCACAAAGCTCCTGGGCTCTTCCTGCATCGGCACCACCCCTGCCTCCAGCAACTCCTCCTCTCGAGgccccagtgacacttcctcccacaagaagcaaagagaacttGCTCATTCCCTGGCCCAGCTTCAGAGCTGCCCTCGAGAGGAGGGCCCTGGGGGGCGTGGCTTGACTCCCAGGTCCCTTGAAAACAGAGCAGGGGGGCCCAAGCCCTGCTCAGAAGAGCCCAGTACCCCACTGCCTGTGGGCATCGGAACTGGGGAGCCAGGGGGCAGTATGAAGACTACTACATTTACCATTGAGATCAAGGATGGCCGTGGCCAGGCCTCTGCAGGCCGGGTGCTGCTACCCACAGGCAACCAGAGAGCAG AATTGACACTGGGACTGCGGACACCCCCGACCCTCCTCAGCACCAGCAGTGGGGGCAAGAGCACCATCACCCGTGTCAGCAGCCCTGGGACTGTGACCCGACTGGGCAGTGTCACTCACGTCACCACCTTCAGCCATGCCTCCCCTGGTAACCGAGGAGGCTGCAACTTTAAG ATGGAGCCAGATCCAGCAGAGCCCCCCACTGCAACAGTGGAAGCAGCTAACGGCACCGAGCAGACTCGAGTGGACAAAGCCCCAGAGGAGCGGGGCCCCCTGAGTGCCGATGAGCTGATGGCCATTGAGGATGAAGGAGTTCTGGACAAGATG CTGGACCAGACTACGAACTTTGAGGAGCGGAAGCTCATCCGGGCTGCACTCCGTGAGCTCCGACAAAGAAAGAGAG ACCAGAGGGACAGGGAACGAGAACAGCGACTACGGGAGGCACGGGCCCGGCCAGGAGAGAGCCGAAGCAATACGGCCACAGAGACAACCACAAGGCACAGTCAGCGAGCAgctgatggctcagctgttagcaCAGTCACCAAAACTGAGCGACTCGTCCACTCCA ATGACGGCACACAGACAGCCCGCACCACCACGGTGGAGTCGAGTTTCGTGAGGCGCTCTGAGA atggcagcagcagcagcaccacagTCCAAACCAAgaccttttcctcttcctcttcctcttcctcgtCCAAAAAGATGGGCAG CATCTTTGACCGAGAAGACCAAGCCAGCCCACGTCCCGGCAGCCTGGCAGCCCTTGAGAAACGccaggcagagaaaaagaaagagttaaTGAAGGCACAGAGTCTGCCCAAGACTTCAGCATCCCAAGCACGCAAAGCCATGATTGAGAAACTAGAGAAAGAAGGCTCTGCAGG CAGTCCTGGCACACCCCGGACAGCTGTACAGCGTTCTACCAGCTTCGGAGTTCCCAATGCCAATAGCATCAAGCAGATGTTGCTGGATTGGTGCAGAGCTAAGACCCGTGGCTATGAG CATGTGGACATCCAGAACTTCTCCTCCAGCTGGAGTGATGGGATGGCCTTCTGTGCCCTGGTGCACAATTTCTTCCCTGAGGCTTTTGACTATGGGCAGCTTAGCCCACAAAACAGGCGCCAGAACTTTGAAATGGCCTTCTCATCTGCTGA GACCCATGCGGACTGCCCGCAGCTCCTGGATACAGAGGACATGGTGCGGCTTCGAGAGCCTGACTGGAA GATGCTGGTGGACTGTGTGCCCCTGGTGGAGGTGGAGGACATGATGATCATGGGCAAAAAGCCCGACCCCAAATGCGTCTTCACCTATGTGCAATCGCTGTACAACCACCTGCGGCGCCATGAGCTGCGCCTGCGCGGCAAGAATGTCTAG